A region of the Brachyhypopomus gauderio isolate BG-103 chromosome 11, BGAUD_0.2, whole genome shotgun sequence genome:
ACTTATAGATGCATTTTATAAACACTTGTTTTTGCCGACTGAACTCCCTCTATAGGGATGAACTATTTTCAAGCATCTTCTATCTTATTTCAGTGACTAACACTCTTGagcacacactgtaaaaaaaaaatttttaaacagatatttagtgtaaataaatacagtatttttctgtctttttcataataagagaatatacctgtaaaatacaggaaaatgactTTTTAAAAGAAAACTCCTTTAAATATACGGTCAAAgtgtaaatttaaattacaagaatttcttgttttataacagGATTGAATATTTAAGGGTCTTGAGTGTTAATTTAGTAGATATCAGTGTAAAAATGCAGAACAATGCATATTGTAATTTCACAGTAATTTTCTATTTTCAAACAGTAAATTCATGGTATATTAAAATTCCATGTTATCAAAGAAATTATATTTAACCAGAAACAGCAGCCTAACATCTACATTTGACCAAAGCTGGAATTATAGTGAATTAAGATTTGaagtaaaatattatgttaaatttcccatttccaattctctaaatatacattaataattctgctaccaaaccagctgtaaattgaatcacatacacaaagtactgaacaacagccttttatttgaaatgacatttaaagcaacaagtttagaacgcaatactgctccactctgctcaagcaagtgaataatataaaatatttggtcCCTCAATCCTCAATCCTGGGCAATCAAGGGCTTTTCCTGAGGAGGCGCAAAGATATAAGGCATTAggagatttttttcagaaaggCCCATAAGATAACCTGTTAAAACTTTGCAATATATAGCAATAAGTTTGCGGAGGGTGGTCAGagaaatattgtgtgtgtgtgtgtgtgtgtgagtgtgtgtgtgtgtgtgtgtgtgagagagagagagagagagagagagagagagagagagagactgtgtgtgtgtgtgtgtgtgtgtggtgggacaagagagagcgggagattgagagagagagagagagagagaagagatcgaTCCATCCATCTATTCATCCACCAGGAAACAGATCAGCAAACAGTTCTGTGTGGTAATTGGACAGAATCGTGGGTGCGTGGTCTGTTCAGCCAATGAACGCCATGAATCACTAGTTTGAATTTGAGCGCCAGTTGCCTGTAGACGTTACGTTCAGTTATTCACAGAATTGCAGGTAAAGGCGAGCTGGACTGAAGCACCGAAGCACAAGTTCACGCCAAGTGTCAGTGTTCAATATCAACTGAAGGTACGTCttagttttattttttcaaaaatCGCTGCTTTGCCGGGAGTGTTTAGTTATTTTATTATGAGTAGCATTCTGATGACAAGTTGATGTCTGTCACGTTGTgttataatagttttggtttcaaacgtgttttaaccagtttattttaatctgttcatggttttttatcacattatttaatggttatttattttcaaaataatatatggaaataagtgttgactacagccatttccatcctcttggcagaatccaccaccatctgtccttcctggttcctttccttgacaccaaacctacccattgcttcctcatctcctctgtttccttcaccatgtccatataggtctgttacaatcaccactctctcctcactggaaatactttcacttcatctagatccttccaaaacttctctttttcctcttcctcacatccaacctGTGGAGCATAACCACTGGCAACATTCAACATCAGACCTTCTATCTTCAGACACATCACCCTATCTACACTTGTTTGACCTCTACTACGTTCTTTGCTAATTCCTCTTTCAAGACTAGTATGTGCACACAAGATCAAGGCACCAGTATGAGTAATACTATTTCGCTACTTAACTTGAAAAACAGCTATGTTTTCTGGTTATGTATACAAACATTTGTATGACTTTTAAATGGTCCCATGATGAGCTTATGTGCAGTCACTTTGAAAGTTGTTCCACTTTAAGCAATCATAGCCTGGTCAAGCCTGGTCAGAAATGGATGGGTTTACTTTAAAAACTGAATAATGGGGCAAGAACTCTACAGCTGCAAGCCCTGTAAAAATGTAGGTTCCAGTCAAAACCATACACAGCTGCCAAAATcaggcccaattctgaccaacatgcctcatatcttcctggatgtcaaacaaaactgtctgatatttggggttattgtaatttcagaattgttttgcattttatgtTACAATGTTATGCATTCTAAATTGATTAAAAAGTACACACGATGTCCCAGAATTATTATATGGCCTACAGGTTGCAGGttaaaacagaaacatttgattttctcttttcacagatgcggcagtgggcactggtttaatgatgcctaacaagatcattgagaaaaactgccataatgttcaaaacctggagttatggaattttcttccttctggATGTGTCCTAATACGACATCTTTTTGGATAAGGTTAATGATGACCTGTTATGTAGTGACAGCTAACAGTGAGTGAACTGGGACTGAACACAACAAGTGCACAgtgataatgaagtgatgttgttctatGAGATATTTGATGTGATCGTTTCATATAGCTAGGCGCAATTCTTAAAATAATTTCAGCACCCTTACCATCTTACTGTTGAAAATGCCTTAAACAACTGTGTAAGCCCTTTTATGATCTGTAACAATTATTGCAGTATTAGATTCTGTGattggcccttgtgctttgtattagccaattaaaagttctcgttgtagaagcatattcagtgtagctacatttttcaagttgttgattttctattgggtgtgtaaatgaaacaaaaacatttttcccaagcaatcctaatctgaatcttttaattggcacatgctgctacagtccatacaacacaataaactgagaatgatgtaggataactagtgctgttagttcacattattgtttatattttagaatcccatttaatataaatcttttcaacttcgagaacattgtaaaaatccatagtaaccatctttttggggtttttttttatatatttttttagagtcagttcagttgtcatgattgttgaagttcaactgtcaaaataaagagattgaaagtatgtattatggctgagcttttattattgcttttattgttttggtttgACATTGGTTTGACATTTGGTttgaaatgtttttacattgttttaaatgttgtttgttaatatatgtatgtatatgtgacgggcaggggtgagcaacaaaaaggaagcgatcacgccaagtctcagggaaaaaggatggtttaatagaaagtgtgcaaacctaaaacccatgcaatatctccaaattaaggatataatgaccagcggtcaactggtataAAGACAAGACAaggcaaacaaatgaccctcaggtgagacggatcacgggctccgcccacctgagggacgcacatgacgtcaccaaacaacaacaacaacagctgctgtggacagaggcggccggtagggggccgcctcaccgtgacagtataccattcttttatctggtgaaataaaaggtaactgtaaaatgttcatgtaagctggaatttaaagaccaaaataaccacaaaaatatttgtttacagaaatgtattgtaatattggtagttttaacagaaacttaagatgttaatacatcccaagcaccgtaaattaataggaaagagtagcatattggaccattggatgttaaattaaacacataACTTTTGAAACTACAAAACTTGGTTTATCTTAACATGATATTGTTTTTTATTATGGTATATAGTTGTTGTCTGTGAATATTATCACATGAAATGAAAGCATAGATCTTTGAACACACTAACCATAGACTTTTatatagggttaaaaatatataattttacattatttttgtgtatttaaaaagcagaatccaatgattttaatgttgaaatccCATTTGATAAACAGTACATTGTAAAAGTTAGTGGGTTGATCaaccaacatttaacagttatccactgtaagtttataggatatgaacatatattcacagattacctctgttgacacattttaataagatttaaatgacagtaaattgagttaatttgcatatatatttttgttattttactttaaaagatctgtactttgacaagttcatttgtagattgcttaaataataccatgaagtaacctaattatgctgttattttaacattctagCTGTGTTTTCGAAAtgaaaatttgtaattttactcaaatttggctgtgaaattacaaagaataaaaatctgtaattttaaaGTAATTAATTGTTGCATTATGTGtgatattttactgtaattttacggTAACTGTTTGGCAACTTTTGCTGCCGGACATGTTACCCTTTTTttacgtctttttttttttacagtgcagcaTTAACACTtggacagtagtggtgtagttaTAGGTTATGATCTGGGCAGCAGAGGTACTGGGGGTTTCACTCAGGAATGTCAACATGGGTCATTTGTGGTCAAAACTCAATCCCTGCCTCACAGTGAAGAAGCTGATCAGTGTGCAATAGATCTGAGGCCTTCAAATCAGACATGTTCATTTCTAACAGCTTTGGAGATGCTGTAAATGCATAatttttttatcatgtttgatgTAAATTGAAAATTTatctcacctcctccacctgctggGTTTCCTCCTCAATCTTCTGGAGCATGTCTTTGTGAAGGGCAATGTCTTCACACAGCATCTTTGATTCCTCACACAAGATTTGATACTTTTTCTGCAACAGAGACACTGTGATGCCAAACGGACCTCTCCCTCTTTACTGCTCTCTACTGGTTCTTAATTAGAATTTCTAGTTCTGATCCTAGATCAGCCAGAAGTACTCATTTTAACATTTCCACAGTTCTGATAAATGAAATTATAACACTCTTCTTGAGCCTGATCTTTTTGAGACTTGTCCGGGCAGAATTTCACAAACTGTCCAGGATTTTGGATTTTACTAGAGCTTACATAGAATTTCGAGAAGCATTTCGTTCACAAGCAAGTCATGCCCTACCCTACTACATtgggttcgcttgagtgagaagGGGGAGTAGCTAAGTAGCCTAGAATTTTCAGCCCCCACCCCCTGCTGAGATGtcctctttttcaccatctcAGATGTGGTAGCAGTAGCACCAAATAAACAAATAGTATTATGACAGTTCGGTTTCAGAAAGTGATTTTGTCCTGGATTTTGTTTCCGCTGCCTGTGTTTGCTAATTAGCTCAAGGGCTCTGTTtgaaaatagcctactacatactggatactgcatactggactcagtatatactggatactgcatactggtcctcgtagtagtatgcagtacagtttccagtatgcgacaaaagcaaagcatgatgggatgcagtacaccacgaagatagctctgttcgcgtactggaatattttgtggaagtagtatgtcatcctggtatgtttcgcgtactggaaaatttcattttggtcacatactgcatagaTTTgtggctcgatcagtacgccagtagtatgtagtaggctatttcgaacacagcccagggcttaatttgatccggatcctgccggaacaggatccgggaactctttaattttgaagtgtgcgttccgggaactgtctgcctcgatccggtaacattttatacCCCCCAGTGTAACAATTTATGCTCACATCCCCCCCAACTTGAAAATTTtgcatgccgctgtttgcgttccagcatcgtttgatttacaaattaagcactgctcGAGACCAACTGGGCGTTGCATAGTGAAATAACCTGTGTGACAGAAGTAACTGCAGCACTTTTAGTTCCTGAATCTGTGCTCACACCCATCTGCCACTGTGTTGGAGGCCCACCTTGTTGGTGTTGAGCTCCTGCTTGGTGGAGTATGCCGGCCGCTTGAGCCGCAGCAGGTCCCGTTTGCTCTTGTCGATCTTCTCCAGGTGCCTGCGGTTCTGGATCTTCATCAGCTCCACCTCGATCTCGTCCGGTGCCTCCACAATCTCCTCGTGCTGCAGCTGCAGCTGCAGGTTGCGCATCCGTACACCCAGAGCCATGTTCTTCAGATGCAGCTTCTCCATCTGGGTTTTCTGCCGAGCAGGAAGCCAACTGTCAGTTGCACTGCCGGTCTCTCAACAGCCCGGGGGGGTCTTATGTACACAGGCTGGAGTTAAGGACCGGGATTTAGGAAGCAGTTAGGACAGAAGAATTCAACTCCAGACCTCATATTCAAAACCAGGTAGCAAATTTTGTAACTGCTGGTAGTAAATTTACACCATGGGACACAGGTTCTTAGATCACAACCCTCACAGTCCTGGTACTACTGACTACCCACTCTCCCACTACCGGTATTTAAATACCAGTGATTACAAAATCCAGAACCTCTTGAATAGGAtaatgtgagagagagtggacTGTATAAACAATGGTCTCTTTTAAATTGTATAATAAAGGTACCCAAAATAGTGCTTGTCCATTCAGGGAGAAATTAAACAAATTGAGAAAATAGGATCCAAATGCCAAATAGCTTTATCTTCATCTCCTGTGCAATGGACTCTAAATTGATTTTTCATAAGCCAGTCCTCAAGGTCTACCGGGTGGTCCACATTTTGCTCTGTTAGAGCAAAAATAAAGACCCTGATGACTGAGTTATGAAACACTGCTTACAACAGGCAGCTTTAACCACTGAATCTGAAACGCCCTCTCTAGCCAGCAGCGCTGCCTTCACTTGACATACCAGTGACCACTTTAGGGAACTCTGTCTTGTTCCTGAACCAACAAAATGTCCCCATTGTCTAACATTTACTCCTGCTGCTCAAAAGTGGACTGCAATAGTCAGACGTATTGCACTTAACCATCAAATTATGTTATATCCAGATGTGCATGTGACGTACATGCGAAACTAAAgtaaggtggaggtgaggtggctGCTTGGATTTCCATCCACATAATAACATCTAACTTCGAACATCTTACTCTGGCCTTCATTCTGTCCTCACGGTAACGGAGGATCTTCTCTGGTGGCACCATGACACCCTTCTTCTCTCGCAGGGGTTTAGCGATGTCACGGTCGAACTCATAACTCGCCATTTTAATCTCTGCTAGGTGaatgtctctctcctctataGTCGCCTGGTAGGAAGAGGgcagaaggtgaggggttattACCTCCATCCGCTCCGCTGTTGAAGGGACGGGTAGTAAAACATAAACAGCTGAATTAAGTTTAAAGTAAATATCGGTCCCTTGATTCAGCTATATAAGTTACAGATGTACACTTGTGCATCACGGTGTGTTTGCTGTAGCACTATAAACAAAGGTAACTTGAATGAAATGATGATCTAACCTTATAATTCTGCAAGACTTTCTGAGAAGTCTTTTTGAGCTTCTTTTGTTCTTCCTTCATCGCTTCCAGCTCCCTCACACATATGTCAAACTTCTGCTCCAGTGTGAGGCTCTGGGATAGCCTCTGAGATGACATACGAGGGCTGGCCTTCCTATCACACCCCTTAAGTAACACGCAGACAACAACAGGACATGGAATGAGATggtgaacgcacacacacacacacaaacacgcacacttgTATATGACCTTGGGCCTGGTTCCCATATACTCTGGAGTATTAAGTACATATTCGCCACTGCAGGATCTAATATTTGCACAGCCATTTAAGATGAATTGTATAGCGCTTTCAACAACAGTGTCTCACAGCAGTTCGACAGGAACCTGGTCTAGACTCCAAATGAGCACGAAAAGAGCCAGTCACCAAGAACAAACTCTTGGTTGATGTAGGAAACTTTAGGAAAACCATCCTCAAAAAAAGATCCGTTCTTACTTGAGTGACACAGCATAATACAGcgtatataaaataataatggaATCAACTGCACATGAAAATTGTTTACAACTCGTATTTCACAACGTTTTAGGGAACTACCTCCTAGCCCTTACATGCTGCATCTCAGCATGATTAAGTGATCAATGTTGAGTAGATAATGTAAGGTATATTCAGCACCTCTATATCCATCTGTGAATTGGTTTTCATAGATTCTGGGGCGAGCTGCGGGATCAGGTCACGGGGATCCAAGCGACTAATGTGGCCCTCAAGCATCTCGGTCTCCGCCCGCAGGACTGCATTGGAACGCCTGAACGAATACAGAATTAATctaaacacatgcacaaatatatGCCAGTATCTGCAATTCAGGATATGGCCAACACGTAGttaattaaatgtaattaaatgtaTTGTCTTTCTGCTTCAGTCCTTAAAACACGGTATTTACTGACTGTTTAACCAATGTCATATGATATACCAACAGTTTAAACAGGCCATGAGGGtcgtagtttttgtctttttaaacGTCCTGATTGCTCTAGTATATTTGTTACTGAATGTgttaataaatgtatttttatttgtttaactTCAAACCTTAAGTCTTCCACAAGTTCGACGAGCTGCATTTTGTCAGATTCTGTACCGCTGTCTTCTGTTGCTGCCAGAAACCGTATATTTCAGAGACCATATATTTCAGAGACCGTCCTGTCTCTGGTTGCTACCACGGTTGCTATGGTAAACATCGCGTTGACCAAGGCGTTTTTTTTTTGACGCAAGCGCAGTGCCGATCAATTATCTATAttagtaatatagatcaatggttccGATCTTGTCAAATAAGGCACTGTCAATAATATAATGAGCTTGATGTGTTAAATGAATCGTTGTTGAGTATACGGTTGTATAGTTTTTGAGAAATATAGATTtagtttaaaatacttaaaatatattttttacagtTATTAAACGCACACACTTTACAGTTTACATGCCATTATATAATGGTGGACGTCAcacccattgatctatattaatatagatcaatggtcaCACCATTATAAgttattttatcattattttaATATTACATCCAAAAAAAGTCTTTCAGGGAcagaaatcaaaacaaaaaaagttacTCAATGTTCCTTCTGTTCTGTAAAGCGGAATAGTGTACTAAAACACGTAGGATATTATATGATTTTGCATGACAGCAGCCCCAGAATTGTGATACTTCCCAAAAGTACAACCACTAAAAACAGAGGGGCGGGAACCGCGCCATAAAGTGACATGCGCACTACGGTCGTCGCGAGTACTTCCTAGTACACGGTCGTAATTGATAAACGCTGCGCTCTTCTTCCGGGTCACAATATTGCGAACCGTTTCCCTGCGGTATGTAGGGAGGACTGGGGAAATTCTCGAGAAAACCTCCAAATTCCTGCAACGCCGGACGCTCCGAGTCGGATTTCAAAGGTTTTACATCACTGTTGTTGTTCCTCCGTGAGTGTGAGCCCATGTTCACTTGTCTAACAGAGTTAGCGAGCAGGCTAGCGAGCAGAACCGATTCatactcctcctctccccctgtaCTCAGTTTATCCCCAAGTTAAGAGTCTCATTCGCGCACACCAACTCCGCTACTTCGGGGACTCGATCATTTATCGCCGTGTGTTACGGTCCGTTTGAAGGCTACTGGTGAGAAATATTGGTGGATCTCGATACTTGGTGGATCTTGGGTTCGCAGGTGAttaggggtgggggggtttaaTCCGCGATCAATAGAGGACCCCCCCGCCTTCTCTCCAGGCTCGCGGTTATGGGCGTTTTCTGGATTGCTGATTTTTTTTGTACAAAGTTAATTTTGTGATATTACTCGTCCTGCGCGGAGACGCCATTTCTacctccgtttttttttttgccgtcTTCCTCGGCCCCATCACAGCACCGACGGTCCCTCTCACAGTCACTCACCAGTCCTAGACTCCCGATAAACGGGGCCGGTAACTGGTCTCACTCACGAGTAGAGATATTAAACCAACTCCACCAGACCCCCCCAGGACGAGGAGAGAGTTCCCCGCGGTTGCCTTCACAGAGCCTTGTGGAGATCGGGTGTAGGAGACCAGGACCTCCGGTGCCCGCCATGCCCGGCCCAGTGGCCGGAAGTAAAGCTCGGGTATATGCCGATGTCAACACTCTGAAAAGCAGGGAGTATTGGGACTATGAAGCCCACGTGCCCAGCTGGAGGTGAGTATTCAGCATTTGGAGTAAAATACATCCTAGTGCAGTATCTGTTGCgtatgtgccccccccccctcttttatacacacacacacacacacaaccccattCTACTGTTTATGCGTTTGAATACTACCCCAGTGTAGTAATCAGCCTCAAGTTGTAGTCACCATCTATACCATCTACCATCTATAGATGCGTTGTGACTATTGAGCTAACCCCTAAACAGGGCaaatctctttttctctcctcaTAATTCTCATTGGCGTTTAACGGTTCTTTAACCAAGTCTTGTTTACCCTCCTATCCTAATATATCTGGTTTCAGTCCGTCTGTGACTGACAGGGTGCACTAAAACGGGATTTGCATGTTGCGCGTTTCACATTCAACACCAGAATCAGCGGCGCGGGTTCGGTCCATCATTCCGTGATGGAGCAGGACGTGTTGAATGAAGAGACGCCGTGTGGATGGACCCCAGCGGCTGGTGTGCTATCGCGTCTGCACCGTGCACAAAGCATCAGTCGCGCAAGCCAATCCCGACCCCCCTTAAGATCTTTCAGTGTCTAAACATAGATGTGGGTAAACTGAAAGATGGTACCATCAACCGGAAAAGGAAACGGGTTATCCAGCTATCAGTTGCGGCAATTTGCATGTATCAAGTAAGACTGGCTGAACTTAATTGCAGCATGGTTGGAGTGGATGGGGTCATTTGGATGCGTTGGACTGGCAGAATAGCCTCTTTACTCTCGGTTATTATGGTTAGGCAGTCGCCCGGGTGGTGCACTGACACTTTAAATGCTGctttgtatctgtgtgtgttgctcATACCTTCTTGGCGTGAATGATGGCTGGACTTGCTCTGTCCTCCTAGTGTTATCTGAGGCAGCGAGGCTTTGAGAAGGTCTGCTGTGGCTGTTGTCATGTGCCTGTCTCCCACAGTAACCAGGAGGACTACCAGCTGGTACGTAAACTTGGCCGGGGCAAATACAGCGAGGTGTTTGAGGCCATCAACGTCAGCAACAATGAGAAGGTGGTGGTAAAGATCCTAAAGGTGACTGCAACCGCCAATATacatagcacacacacagctcattgtgtgtgtgtgtgtgtgtgtgtgtgtgtgtgtgtgtgtgtgtgtgtgtgtgtgtgtcgggctTTCAACCTTAATTTATTGCCACACAAGGTTTTCTTAAAACACCCCCTTTTCTGTTTCCAATCAGTATGTGCTGTCAATGGCTCCTTGGCCCATAACCAGTCCAGACCATAATCACCATAACCATAATCACCTTCAGATCAGTGTGGCTCTGTAACCTGTTAATCTTGATTGTGTTAAGTCCACAAATCGTTTGATCTCACTGAATGTTTTGGGGGTTAAAGGAGcagtcaatattttttttaacaccATAACGATGTATGAAAGTAAAGTTTAATGTTTGCATTTTTTCTATATAGtgagaagagatgaagaatAAGATCTTTGTAATCGTCAAAAATTAACTAGCATTTGCTCCATAAAGGTGGTCATGTTTAAAATAGGTTtagtacacacactcatgcatccagaccactaggtgtcagtataaTGGTTTTCATGTCatgaaaaattatttatttatcctttaaATGCAAATCAGGAGCCACTGGAAAAACAGAGGTAGTTTATTACTATATGGAACATCTGTCTAAAAATCTGTTTTATTCAGCTGTGTCAGACCAGGTCTTCATGCTTAGTGTTATTGTTCTTTTCTGGCTTTGTTTCAGTCTGATGGAGTGATGTTTGCATAATCTTATGTAGAATTTCTTATTTTTGTTGTAGCCTGTCAAGAAGAAGAAAATCAAGCGTGAAATAAAAATCTTGGAAAACTTGAGAGGCGGGACCAACATCATCCGTTTAGTGGACACAGTGAAGGACCCAGTGGTATGTTCCATGTTATCTATTGGCacatttccacacgggcctgcttggcgcggtatggttcgattcgcgacgatttgtgagtgtttccattagtaccaggtacaagtttgccgataccttcaggtacttttttcgtacctactcgctcgaggttctaaccgttccaaagcggaaaacttctgtgacgtggaggaacagcatgacactgattggccagggagtgtcgtcacaggttgcgtcacaggagagcgactcctccgctatcgcCATCTCATCCATTGTtgtacggtgttgtggtcgcatacaaatgatgtcatgacactacaacccgcgcgccaacagcgactccacccacattgtggtggtccaccattgtaatggaaacacaacgcgaccgtaccgctccgttgcgaatcgatccgtatcgaaccaAGCAGGCCcatgtggaaatgcgccataagtcTTCCCCACCAGTCCTGTTCTTCTTTCCCATTGGCTGCTACTGCTGCCACATAAATCACTAGGCCAATCACTGGAGATGAATAATTAGCCTTTCTGCCTCAGCCCTGCTGTTTGCAATCTCGGACTGATTTAAGAAAGAAAGCAGTGGGCTGTCCTGTAGCCATGAATTCACCACAGACTACTCCCATTACACGTGGAAGTATATTTTTGATGGTTCACAATCTTTCCTTTGTTCTtcctgcaaatgtgtgtgtcaggcTTTCAACCTTAATTAATTACCACACGTGTGTTTTGCACATGAGCCCAAAGTCCATCACATCATTTTAAAgtttgtgtgtacagtgtataCAAAGTAGACTTTCTGGAATTACATTTTTGAGGCATTGCGACCTTTGTCTTTAGTTTTCTGCACTCTTCGACTTTTGTTGTTGTGTTAACTATAACATtaatctccatctcctccacgcTCTCTTGTACCTGTGTACAGTCTCGAACGCCGGCACTGGTCTTTGAATGCATCAATAACACTGATTTTAAGGTATGTTGACTTTGGATGCTTCTTGAACTTTCAGTGAAATACCAATTCAGGATGCCTGACTGTGGCTGTTTGTCTGTGGCTGTAGGGCTTGGTCTGAGTTTGCCAACAGAGGGCGCTATAACTTTGAGATTTGTGGGTGAACAtctgtggtggtagttgttaATGCTCATGATGTGAAATTTGTCATCCCAGAAAATCCTAGTAGGAGCTAGAACTTAACAATGAACACACTGGTCTGttccaggttttttttttgggcgGGGTTGCTAAGTAATGACTGGACA
Encoded here:
- the cfap263 gene encoding cilia- and flagella-associated protein 263; this encodes MQLVELVEDLRRSNAVLRAETEMLEGHISRLDPRDLIPQLAPESMKTNSQMDIEGCDRKASPRMSSQRLSQSLTLEQKFDICVRELEAMKEEQKKLKKTSQKVLQNYKATIEERDIHLAEIKMASYEFDRDIAKPLREKKGVMVPPEKILRYREDRMKARKTQMEKLHLKNMALGVRMRNLQLQLQHEEIVEAPDEIEVELMKIQNRRHLEKIDKSKRDLLRLKRPAYSTKQELNTNKKKYQILCEESKMLCEDIALHKDMLQKIEEETQQVEEERAKAETLNRRLRAQLEHLGVPPVLEYVETKARHAQLEQSVKAWRRKIDIAEMALKTHTQAWKQKLEGPVRPGQSILSKRTKETPRCLSQRPTCLT